AGCCCTCGTAGCGCAGATGCCACCAGAAGCGGGTGGCCCAGAAGCCGTCGTGCTGGTCGTAGACGACCACCGTCGCGCCGTCGCCGATGCCGAGGGCGCCGGCGGCCGCGGCGAACCGCTCGTGGTCCGGCGCGGTCCAGGGCTCGGGGCTGTCCGGGTCGGCAAAGGCCACGAGGAGGTCCGCGAAGAGCGCGCCGGGGATGTGTTCCGGCCGGTAGGTCTCTGCGCCCGACTCCGGGACGTAGGGGCCGTCGGTGGGGACGGGGAGGTGGTTGGTGGCGTCGACGACGACGAGGTCGGCGTCGTCGAGGTGCTGGTGCAGCCACTCGACGTCGACCTGCGAAGGCAGAGGGGGTGCCATGAGGGCCCTTTCAAGGTTGGTGATGAGTCACCTTCCAAGTGTAGCGACGCGCACTGACGGGGCAACGGATCGCATCTGGGTGATCCGAAGGGTGGCGCTGCCCCGGCCCTCTCGTGTACCGGGGCCGGGGCGCAATTCCGGTCAGTGCACTCGCTGGAGTCGCACGTTCGAGAACTCGCCGAGGCCCCAGCGGCCCAGCTCACGGCCGTAGCCCGAGCGCTTGACGCCGCCGAAGGGCAAGCCGGCCATGGTCGTCCCGTGCTCGTTGACGTAGGCCATCCCCACCTCGAGCCGCTCGGCCACCTCGGAGGCCTTGTCGGTGTCGGTCCCCCACACCGAGCCGGACAGGCCGAAGGGGGTGTCGTTGGCGATCCGCACGGCCTCGTCGACGGAGTCGTAGCCGTACACCATCGCCACGGGGCCGAAGATCTCCTCGGTGTAGGCGTCCATCTCCGGGGTGATGCCGGTGAGGACGGTGGGCTCCATGAACGCTCCCGGCCGGTCGATCGCGCGGCCGCCGGTCACCAGGATCGCGCCCTGCTCGACGGCGCGCTCGATCTGCTCGACCACCCCGTCGCGGGCCCCCTCGGAGGACAGCGGTCCGAGTTCGGTGCCCTCGTCGGCAGCCGGGCCGACCTGCAGCCCCTCGTACAGGTCCCGCAGCTTGCCCACGAACTCGTCCTTCTGGTCCGCCGGGACGAACATCCGCTTCGGTGAGTTGCAGGCCTGGCCGCAGTTGGACAGTCGCGCCTTGCCGACGGTCTCCACCAACTCGTCGAGGTCGTCGGTGTCCAGGACGATGAGCGGGTCCGAGCCGCCCAGTTCGAGCACGCTGGCGGTGAGGTTCTCCCCCGCCACCTTGGCCACGGCGGCGCCGGCGCCCTCGCTCCCGGTGAGCGAGACGCCCATGATCCTGGGGTCGGCGATCATCTCGGCGACCGTGTCGCTGGAGGCGTAGACGTTGACGTAGGCGTCCTCCGGCAGCCCGGCCGCTCGCTGCACCTTCTCTATGGCCGCGGAGGAGCGCGCGCAGATGCTGGCGTGCTTGAGCACGATGGTGTTGCCCAGCAGCAGGTTAGGGGCCGCGAAGCGGGCCACCTGGTAGTAGGGGTAGTTCCACGGCATCACGCCGACCAGAGGTCCGACCGGTTCGGTGGTCACTCGGTTCAGGCGGGCACCCGGGACGTCCAGCGTCTCGGGCTCCAGCAGCGCGGGGCCGTGCTCTCCGTACCAGCGGTAGATCGATGCCGCGAGCTTCACCTCGCCCTCGGCCTGCGCCGAGAGCTTGCCCATCTCGGTGGTGATGGCCTTGGCCAATTCCTCCGTGTGCTCATCGAAGGCGTCTGCGATCGCCAACAGAATCCGTGCCCGCTCGGCGACGTCGGTGGCGCGCCACGAGGCGAATCCCTCGGTGACTGTCTTCAGAATCCCGTCGACGTCGTCGGTCTGGTCGTACTCGCTGTCGGTCGTTCCGGTCGACGGATCGTGGGTGACGTACATGTGGGTCCTCCCGTGGCTCGCGTCCGCCGGGTGATCGACCCGGCTCTTCGTCCGACGGTAGGACAGCCTTCCCTCGCCTGCATCCGGTCGGGCCCCGTGACCGCGCGGGGCCCGGTCAGCGCGCTGACGGCGACCGGGCCCCAGCGCCGCTGTGTGGTCGGTCAGCACGGGGTGTTCATCGACCCGACGATGGAGGGTCAGCCCCACCCCTGAGCAGCGCGACGGTCGGCGTCCGCCATGCCCTGGTTGCCCTGACTCGCAGCGCGCGAGATCTCCGCGAGCATCGCCTGCAGAGCGGCGGCGGCCTGGTCCCAGTCGTTCTGGTGGGCCTGATAGGCGACGGCGGCATCGCCCTCCCATTCGGCGACCAGCGGCGCGAGGTAGGCCCTGAGGTCGTCGAGGGTGGTTCGAAGCGCGGTGGACGCCGAACCGACCTGGCCGACGAGCGACTCGATCGGACCGTGGTTGTAGGTGATCTGCCCTGAGGTCATGAGAATTCTCCCGGTGTGAGGTGGGTGGTCAGATGTTCAGTGGACCGGAGGCACCGACCCTGCTGATCGCCTGTGCGGAATCCTGGTCGGCCGCGTCGAAGGAAGTGCTGTTGGTCCGCATGGTCTCCGATATCCCTGCCAGGGCGGTGTTGAGCTTCGCGCTCTGCTGCTGCCACTCCGCCATGATCGTGGCGAATCGTGTCTGGGCCGCGCCCCGCCACACCGAGCCCCCGAGTTGCGACACCGAATCCCGAACGTTCCCGAGCAGTCGATCGATCTCCGTGTTCACGTCGTCGACCCGCCTGGCTGCGGTGTCCATGGTCCCGATGTGGGTGTTGAAGCCGGCCATCTCGTCCTCCCCTAGTCGTCCTGCGGATCCTTCTTGGGTCCGTCACAGTGTTCGACGTACCCGGGGCCGAGTTCGGTTCCACCCGCTACGGGGAACTCGTGCGGTCGAGTCGGACCCCCTCGTGTAGGCGCAGGGCGACTTCTACCGGTGCGAGATCCGGTACGACGAACGAGAGCAATCGCGCCTGGTCGCAGGCGTCCACCACGCGCTCGGCGTTGCGTCCACGGGCCAGGACCTCGGTGGACCCGGTGCCCGCCTCCCGCCGCCCGCGCCGTAGAGCGGTCACGGACTCGAGCACGCGGGACACCTCGTCGTCGCGCATCGAATCCCGGCACGGGTCCCACCGGTGCACGATCGTCCGGTCGATCAGGGTCAACTCCCCACGGGTCCGTTCCACAAGACTCACCGCGGTG
This Dietzia psychralcaliphila DNA region includes the following protein-coding sequences:
- a CDS encoding NAD-dependent succinate-semialdehyde dehydrogenase encodes the protein MYVTHDPSTGTTDSEYDQTDDVDGILKTVTEGFASWRATDVAERARILLAIADAFDEHTEELAKAITTEMGKLSAQAEGEVKLAASIYRWYGEHGPALLEPETLDVPGARLNRVTTEPVGPLVGVMPWNYPYYQVARFAAPNLLLGNTIVLKHASICARSSAAIEKVQRAAGLPEDAYVNVYASSDTVAEMIADPRIMGVSLTGSEGAGAAVAKVAGENLTASVLELGGSDPLIVLDTDDLDELVETVGKARLSNCGQACNSPKRMFVPADQKDEFVGKLRDLYEGLQVGPAADEGTELGPLSSEGARDGVVEQIERAVEQGAILVTGGRAIDRPGAFMEPTVLTGITPEMDAYTEEIFGPVAMVYGYDSVDEAVRIANDTPFGLSGSVWGTDTDKASEVAERLEVGMAYVNEHGTTMAGLPFGGVKRSGYGRELGRWGLGEFSNVRLQRVH
- a CDS encoding WXG100 family type VII secretion target; translated protein: MTSGQITYNHGPIESLVGQVGSASTALRTTLDDLRAYLAPLVAEWEGDAAVAYQAHQNDWDQAAAALQAMLAEISRAASQGNQGMADADRRAAQGWG
- a CDS encoding WXG100 family type VII secretion target; the protein is MAGFNTHIGTMDTAARRVDDVNTEIDRLLGNVRDSVSQLGGSVWRGAAQTRFATIMAEWQQQSAKLNTALAGISETMRTNSTSFDAADQDSAQAISRVGASGPLNI